In Colias croceus chromosome 8, ilColCroc2.1, a genomic segment contains:
- the LOC123693598 gene encoding chorion class B protein Ld34-like gives MRTKTLLVLCLQVLFYEKTCAQCYTYGPTRMDRYGISRKNPYAVARNSYQDLAPSSGFSGQLLLETLSNLPPPSFSIVSDGLVINGAVSVSGTLPFVSSVAIQGDLPVCGMGTVDFNSASGIQEMPVASRRDLAFPYIMPYY, from the exons ATGCGGACCAAAACATTGTTGGTTTTGTGTTTGCAAGTTTTGTTTTATGAG AAAACTTGCGCGCAATGTTACACTTACGGACCAACACGCATGGATCGATACGGAATATCGCGGAAAAATCCCTACGCGGTTGCCAGAAACAGTTACCAAGATttagcgccatctagcggTTTTAGCGGGCAACTGTTACTCGAAACTTTATCGAATTTACCGCCGCCATCATTTAGTATTGTGTCTGATGGATTGGTTATAAATGGGGCAGTGTCAGTCTCTGGCACTTTGCCATTCGTCAGCTCAGTGGCAATTCAAGGAGACCTGCCAGTATGCGGGATGGGAACTGTCGACTTTAACTCTGCCAGTGGCATACAAGAGATGCCAGTGGCCAGCAGAAGGGACCTGGCATTCCCGTATATAATGccgtattattaa